The Klebsiella quasivariicola region AGCTGATCGCTTATCGTCTGGCGGAGTTAATCAGGCCCAAAATTATCGAATCGGAACCAGACAGCCGCCGCTGTCTTAAATGCCCGAGGTTAACATTGACCAAGTCACAGCTTTTTATTATCGACGCGATAAATACGGGAATGAGCAACCAGCAGATAGCGCAAGAGCTGGGTATCAGCCACAAAACGGTATTTTCACATAAAATTAATATAATGAAAAAATTCCAAATCGACACCAGGCAAGAGCTTGCGATATTTTCATCCGTCGCCCATGCGCTATCCTCGGGCAGAAACCGCTAACGACGGGTTTTGTTAAACCGCATCTTCAGTTTTCTTCGTTCCTTAACATATGAAAGGCCAAAAAATAATGATATTAACAACAGCACCACAGTGAGAACTAATAACAGAAAATTACTCATGCATGACCTTTCCAAAGATAAAGATACTGCAGAGATAATAAGGGGTATAAGTTTTCAAAAACAACCCGACGCCATGCCTTTAAGATAAAGGTAAAGCCTTGTAGGATAATTCCGAATGTTAATAAAATAACTGACATTATTTTTAGCTTTCGGCGGCTGTTTGAGGTCTTAAAAATTAATCGTAAAATGCGTTAAATCAGACGTAACGCTAAAAGCTAAGCGATAAAGCCACCGTGACACGACGGATAGCGCCACTCTGGCGAAAACACCGCTGCCGAAGGTAGACCTGTCGGCGAGCGGTGTTGCTGCAGATTACATTTCAGGCGTAAATCCCGCTACGCGCTCAACCCGCGGTTTTTCAGCATCGGTTCAATTTGCGGATCGTGCCCGCGCCACTGGCGATAAAGTTCCGCTAAATCAGTACTGTTTCCGCGTGACAAAATCGCGTCGCGGAAACGCTGGCCGTTCTCGCGGGTCAATCCCCCCTGCTCCACGAACCACTGATAACCATCGTCGGCCAGCATCTGCGTCCACAGATAGGCGTAATAGCCAGCCGCATAGCCGCCGCCGAAGATGTGAGAGAAGTAGCTGCTGCGATAGCGCGGGGGTACTGCCGCCAGATCCAGCTGTTCATCCCGCAATATCTTCTGCTCAAACGCGTCGACGTCTTCCGGTAACGCCGAGGTCGACAGGCTATGCCAGCGCATATCAAGCAGTGCGGCAGCCAACAGTTCGCTCATGTCGTACCCTTTATTGAAAGTGGCGGTACGCAGCATATTGTCGCGCAGCGCCTCCGGCATCGGTTCACCGGACTGATAGTGCTTCGCATAATGAGCAAACACCTGCGGCTGGCTGGCCCA contains the following coding sequences:
- a CDS encoding small membrane protein; translated protein: MSNFLLLVLTVVLLLISLFFGLSYVKERRKLKMRFNKTRR